In Gigantopelta aegis isolate Gae_Host chromosome 14, Gae_host_genome, whole genome shotgun sequence, the following proteins share a genomic window:
- the LOC121389007 gene encoding phosphoethanolamine N-methyltransferase-like isoform X1: MAAKVATRSVMTQYWQQHASDSATVVEMMLDHDAEKLHEEEMPEILSYLPDYTGMRILELGAGIGRFTSMFATKAKSVTAVDFMEEFIEKNKETNEHHDHVDFHVADVTHLEKEPHSYDLVFTNWLLMYLSDKEVQELVKKILTWLDDDGYFFIRESCHHSSGNKLSKDNPTHYRDPVWYEAMFNATTADCDGKHCYGFDLVLSRSVDIYIKNKNNVNQVIWLMQKVKRETTTSGYKTFQEFLDNQQYSLTGILRYEQIFGKTFISTGGLETTKKFVKQLKLKKGDVVLDVGCGIGGSAFYMAKEHGAKVVGVDLSSNMINVGIQRAKELGVSFDQVSFEIADATKRQYPPGSFDVIYSRDTILHIPDKLSLFKNFYKWLKPGGKVLISDYCCSDGEHSDIFKQYVKQRGYKLLSPPEYGKVLEAAGFSNVRAEDKTDLFVSVLKGELSRTEMMEKDFVAQFSQEDYDDIVNGWKSNLYRVGLGDQKWGLFYAEKV; the protein is encoded by the exons CGACCCGCTCTGTGATGACGCAGTACTGGCAGCAGCACGCGTCCGACTCGGCCACCGTCGTCGAGATGATGCTGGACCATGACGCCGAGAAACTGCACGAGGAGGAGATGCCAGAAATTCTCTCCTATCTGCCGGACTACACAGGCATGCGCATCCTCGAACTCGGGGCCGGCATTGG GCGTTTTACGAGCATGTTTGCGACAAAGGCAAAGAGCGTAACAGCGGTCGACTTTATGGAAGAGTTTAtcgaaaaaaacaaagaaacaaacgaACACCACGACCACGTGGACTTTCACGTCGCTGATGTCACACACCTGGAAAAAGAACCacacag cTACGATCTCGTGTTTACCAACTGGCTACTGATGTACCTCAGCGACAAGGAGGTGCAGGAGCTCGTGAAGAAGATACTGACGTGGCTTGATGACGATGGCTACTTCTTCATCCGAGAATCATGTCACCACTCGTCGG ggaaCAAACTTAGCAAAGACAATCCGACCCACTACCGTGATCCGGTGTGGTATGAAGCGATGTTCAATGCCACCACTGCCGACTGTGACGGCAAACACTGCTATGGCTTTGATCTCGTCCTGTCGCGCTCTGTAGACATATATATCAAG AATAAAAACAACGTCAATCAAGTGATCTGGCTGATGCAGAAGGTAAAGCGAGAGACGACGACGAGCGGGTACAAAACGTTCCAGGAGTTTCTTGACAACCAGCAGTATTCCTTGACCGGAATTCTCAGATACGAACAGATATTCGGCAAGACGTTTATCAGCACCGGAGGACTGGAAACAACAAAG aaattTGTCAAGCAGCTCAAGCTGAAAAAAGGAGATGTTGTACTGGATGTCGGATGCGGTATTGGTGGCAGTGCTTTCTACATGGCAAAG GAACATGGTGCCAAGGTGGTGGGAGTCGACCTCTCGTCCAACATGATAAACGTTGGAATACAGCGAGCGAAGGAACTGGGCGTGTCCTTCGACCAAGTGTCCTTCGAGATAGCAGACGCCACAAAGCGCCAATACCCTCCGGGGTCGTTTGACGTCATCTACAGCAGGGACACGATCCTTCACATTCCAGACAAACTGTCTCTCTTTAAGAACTTCTAT AAATGGTTAAAGCCCGGTGGGAAGGTCCTCATATCCGACTACTGTTGCAGTGACGGGGAACACTCGGACATTTTCAAGCAGTACGTTAAACAAAGGGGCTACAAGCTACTGTCACCACCCGAATATGGCAAG GTTTTGGAGGCAGCTGGATTCAGCAACGTTAGAGCAGAAGATAAAACCGATTtgtttgtgagtgtgttgaAAGGGGAACTCTCAAGAACAGAAATGATGGAAAAAGATTTTGTTGCA CAATTCAGTCAAGAAGACTATGATGATATTGTGAACGGCTGGAAGTCCAATTTGTACAGAGTTGGACTTGGAGATCAGAAGTGGGGGCTTTTCTACGCCGAGAAAGTGTAG
- the LOC121389007 gene encoding phosphoethanolamine N-methyltransferase-like isoform X2, which yields MTQYWQQHASDSATVVEMMLDHDAEKLHEEEMPEILSYLPDYTGMRILELGAGIGRFTSMFATKAKSVTAVDFMEEFIEKNKETNEHHDHVDFHVADVTHLEKEPHSYDLVFTNWLLMYLSDKEVQELVKKILTWLDDDGYFFIRESCHHSSGNKLSKDNPTHYRDPVWYEAMFNATTADCDGKHCYGFDLVLSRSVDIYIKNKNNVNQVIWLMQKVKRETTTSGYKTFQEFLDNQQYSLTGILRYEQIFGKTFISTGGLETTKKFVKQLKLKKGDVVLDVGCGIGGSAFYMAKEHGAKVVGVDLSSNMINVGIQRAKELGVSFDQVSFEIADATKRQYPPGSFDVIYSRDTILHIPDKLSLFKNFYKWLKPGGKVLISDYCCSDGEHSDIFKQYVKQRGYKLLSPPEYGKVLEAAGFSNVRAEDKTDLFVSVLKGELSRTEMMEKDFVAQFSQEDYDDIVNGWKSNLYRVGLGDQKWGLFYAEKV from the exons ATGACGCAGTACTGGCAGCAGCACGCGTCCGACTCGGCCACCGTCGTCGAGATGATGCTGGACCATGACGCCGAGAAACTGCACGAGGAGGAGATGCCAGAAATTCTCTCCTATCTGCCGGACTACACAGGCATGCGCATCCTCGAACTCGGGGCCGGCATTGG GCGTTTTACGAGCATGTTTGCGACAAAGGCAAAGAGCGTAACAGCGGTCGACTTTATGGAAGAGTTTAtcgaaaaaaacaaagaaacaaacgaACACCACGACCACGTGGACTTTCACGTCGCTGATGTCACACACCTGGAAAAAGAACCacacag cTACGATCTCGTGTTTACCAACTGGCTACTGATGTACCTCAGCGACAAGGAGGTGCAGGAGCTCGTGAAGAAGATACTGACGTGGCTTGATGACGATGGCTACTTCTTCATCCGAGAATCATGTCACCACTCGTCGG ggaaCAAACTTAGCAAAGACAATCCGACCCACTACCGTGATCCGGTGTGGTATGAAGCGATGTTCAATGCCACCACTGCCGACTGTGACGGCAAACACTGCTATGGCTTTGATCTCGTCCTGTCGCGCTCTGTAGACATATATATCAAG AATAAAAACAACGTCAATCAAGTGATCTGGCTGATGCAGAAGGTAAAGCGAGAGACGACGACGAGCGGGTACAAAACGTTCCAGGAGTTTCTTGACAACCAGCAGTATTCCTTGACCGGAATTCTCAGATACGAACAGATATTCGGCAAGACGTTTATCAGCACCGGAGGACTGGAAACAACAAAG aaattTGTCAAGCAGCTCAAGCTGAAAAAAGGAGATGTTGTACTGGATGTCGGATGCGGTATTGGTGGCAGTGCTTTCTACATGGCAAAG GAACATGGTGCCAAGGTGGTGGGAGTCGACCTCTCGTCCAACATGATAAACGTTGGAATACAGCGAGCGAAGGAACTGGGCGTGTCCTTCGACCAAGTGTCCTTCGAGATAGCAGACGCCACAAAGCGCCAATACCCTCCGGGGTCGTTTGACGTCATCTACAGCAGGGACACGATCCTTCACATTCCAGACAAACTGTCTCTCTTTAAGAACTTCTAT AAATGGTTAAAGCCCGGTGGGAAGGTCCTCATATCCGACTACTGTTGCAGTGACGGGGAACACTCGGACATTTTCAAGCAGTACGTTAAACAAAGGGGCTACAAGCTACTGTCACCACCCGAATATGGCAAG GTTTTGGAGGCAGCTGGATTCAGCAACGTTAGAGCAGAAGATAAAACCGATTtgtttgtgagtgtgttgaAAGGGGAACTCTCAAGAACAGAAATGATGGAAAAAGATTTTGTTGCA CAATTCAGTCAAGAAGACTATGATGATATTGTGAACGGCTGGAAGTCCAATTTGTACAGAGTTGGACTTGGAGATCAGAAGTGGGGGCTTTTCTACGCCGAGAAAGTGTAG